The Flavobacterium sp. IMCC34852 genome contains the following window.
AAAGGTTGGAAAGTGCCTGAAGTATTGACCAGCGGTCATTTTGCCAAAATAGAAAAATGGCGGGAAGATATGGCGTACGAACATACCAAAAACAGGCGACCTGACTTACTTGAAGAGTAGAAAAAGTTATGAATTATGAGTTATGAGTTGTTAGACTAACCCATAATAATTTGACTTTTAATACTTTACACTCTTCAAAAATCATAAAAAAAATTCATAATTCATAATTCATAATTCGTAATTCTTTTCTATATTTGCCCCCACATTTGACCAACCTCTGGCGAAAACCGTGAATGTTGCTCAGATTTAAACCATAATAAGTATTAAAAATGGCAAATTTAGTAGATTTCGTTAACAACGAATTATCGACAAAAAAAGATTTCCCTGCGTTTGGTGCCGGTGACACTATCACTGTGTACTACGAAATTAAAGAGGGTGAAAAAACAAGAACTCAGTTTTTCAAAGGAGTTGTTATTCAAAGAAAAGGTGCCGGATTGACTGAAACTTTCACAATCCGCAAAATGTCAGGTGCTGTTGGTGTAGAGCGTATCTTCCCGGTAAACATGCCTGCATTGCAAAAAGTTGAAGTAAACCAAAGAGGTAAAGTGAGAAGAGCTCGTATCTACTACTTTAGAGAACTTACCGGTAAAAAAGCAAAAATCAAAGAAAGAAGAAGATAATACTTCGCTTTGTGCTCATAAAAAAAGTCCCGATTTTGTCGGGACTTTTTTTATTCCTGATAATTTAAATTCGATATTTTAGCAATTCAATATTTTTTTTCCCTTTAATTGTCGATTTGATAATTCAATCGATTTCGTAAAAGGTTCGCCTTGATTTCTTTATATTTGCATGCTTCAAAACAAACACTTTTGAGGCGATACAACACAAACAAACATTACGAATAAAACCCTTTACAATGACACAAAAAGCAAAAATCCACTATACTTTAACGGATGAAGCGCCAATGTTGGCCACGCATTCGTTTTTGCCTATAGTACAAGCCTTCACAGCTCCGGCTAATATTGATATTGAATTAAGAGACATTTCACTGGCCGGCAGAATATTAGCCAATTTTCCGAGTTATTTAAAAGAAGACCAAAAAGTAAGCGATGCTTTAGCCGAATTAGGCCAACTGGCTACAACGCCTGAAGCCAACATCATAAAACTACCCAACGTCTCCGCTTCTATTCCGCAGCTGACCGATGCTATTGCCGAATTACAAGCTCACGGTTACAACGTTCCGAATTATCCCGACAATCCAACAACCGACGAAGAAAAAGCCATTAAAGCTTCTTATGCCAAAGTATTGGGTTCAGCCGTAAATCCGGTTTTAAGAGAAGGTAACTCCGATCGTAGAGCACCAAAAGCTGTTAAAAACTACGCCAAAGCCAACCCACATTCTATGGGCGCTTGGTCTAAAGATTCTAAAACCAAAGTAGCTTTCATGACCGAAGGCGATTTCTACGGTACTGAAAAATCGGTTACGGTAGCCAATGCGGCTCAATTCAAAATAGAATTCGTCGGCAAAGACGGTTCGACCAAAGAATTAAAAGGCTTATCTGCTTTAAAAGCAGGCGAAGTAATCGATTCTTCGGTAATGAATTTAAAAGCCCTAAAAACTTTTGTCTCTCAAACTATTGAAGAAGCCAAAGCAGCAGGCGTTTTATTATCGGCACACTTAAAAGCCACGATGATGAAAGTGTCCGACCCGATTATTTTCGGCGCGATGGTGGAAGTGTATTTCAAAGATGTTTTTGCCCAATACGGTGACGTTTTCAAATCATTAGGCTACAAAGCCGATAATGGTTTAGGCGATTTATACGCCAAGATTGTCGGTCATCCTCAAGAGGCAGAAATCAAAACTGCTATTGAAACAGCTATCAACAATGGACCGGCTTTAGCCATGGTAAATTCTGATAAAGGAATTACCAACTTCCACGTACCTTCAGATGTTATCGTTGATGCTTCAATGCCGGCAATGATTCGTACTTCGGGTCAAATGTGGAACAAAGAAGGCAAAGCCCAAGATACTTTTGCTTTAATTCCGGATCGTTGTTATGCCGGACTTTACGTAGCCACTATCGAAGATTGTAAAACTAACGGCGCATTAGACCCAAGAACTATGGGTTCTGTTCCGAATGTGGGTTTAATGGCCCAAAAAGCAGAAGAGTACGGTTCACACGACAAAACTTTCCAAGCCGAAGCTGACGGAACCATTCGAGTTTTAGATGCTGATGGCAATGTATATATGGAACAAGCCGTTGAAACCGGAGACATTTTCAGAATGTGTCAAACCAAAGACGCTCCGATTCAAGACTGGGTTAAACTAGCCGTAAACAGAGCGCGTTTATCTGCCACACCGGCCATTTTCTGGTTGGATGAAAACAGAGCGCACGACAGAGAAATTATCAAAAAAGTAAATTTATATTTAAAAGACTACGATACCAACGGATTAGACATTCGCATCATGAATCCGATTGATGCTACCAAACTGACCTTAGACAGAATCCGCAAAGGATTAGACACGATTTCAGTGACCGGAAACGTATTGCGTGATTATTTAACCGATTTATTCCCGATTTTAGAAGTAGGAACTTCGGCCAAAATGTTGTCTATTGTTCCATTAATGAATGGCGGTGGTTTATTCGAAACCGGAGCCGGTGGTTCAGCCCCAAAACACATTGAGCAATTTATTGAAGAAGGCTATTTGCGTTGGGATTCTTTAGGCGAATTTTTAGCTCTTGGCGCTTCATTAGAACATTTGGCACAAACCCAAAACAACCCAAAATCGATGGTTTTAGCCGAAGCTTTAGATGTTGCCACCGAAAAATTCTTAGCCAACGATAAATCTCCCGCCCGTAAAGTCGGCCAAATTGACAACAGAGGTTCACACTTCTACTTGGCGATGTATTGGGCAGAAGCTTTAGCAGCTCAAACCAAAGATGCTGAATTACAAGCTAAGTTTACCCAAATTGCAGGAGAATTAAATGCTAACGAAGCTAAGATTAACGAGGAATTAATCGGCGCACAAGGAAAACCTCAGCAAATTGGCGGGTATTACCAACCCACAAAAGCATTGACCGACAAAGCCATGCGACCAAGCGAAACTTTCAATACTATTTTATCAAAATTGGTTTAATACAGATTTTAATTCCAATAAAAAAAGCGACCAAAACGGTCGCTTTTTTTTATTTCTGCTCTTCTAAAGTGCCGTCGTCTTTTAGGATGATCAATTTGGCTTTGACACCGGTAGTCAAGTTCCATTTGTTAGTGGTAATCATGCCTTTCTTTTGGTCGTAAATCACAAATTGAGCGGTATTTGGTCCGGATTCTCCTTGGTTTAAAGCTTCGATTTCTATTTTATTGATGCCTTCAGTCAAATCTAAATAAACCTCTTTATAGCTTACTTCAAGTAAAATAGCATCTACTGCGATTTTATCATTGAGCCAAATTCTAACCAAATCGCCATCGGGTGCTTCATGATCTCTACAGGCAATACTGATGATTTTGGTACCGGTTTTGAACTGTCCCAAAAAACTATCGCTTTTGAACTTTTCCAAAATTTCACCATCGCTGTTTTTCTGGTTCATTTTGTCAGTGTATTGTTTGGATGGATTTTCAAATTGCTCCTTCTCCATAATGCTTTTTTCCGCTTCTGGTTTTTTCTTGAGCAAGGAAACACCTTCCAAAAGTTTGTCTTTTTTATCAAAAATACTCGGATAAGTAAATGATTTAGAGGAAGTAGGCGCCACTTGACCGGAAGGATTACTCACCGGCGCAATTTTCAACGTCTTTTTAGGCGTTTCAAATTGTGAAAAACCTTTAAAAATAAAAACAAGTAAAAACAATAAAGTAAAACCCGACTTCATTATAACTGCTTTTTTGTGGTTTAAATTATCTATTAGCTGAAAATTATTATCTCTATTAACCAAACCTTAACAAATGATTAGGAGTGAAAAACCAATTTTATTAAGATTTTTGTACTAACAAACGTCAAATTTATGTCAAAAAATATTCTAACTTCCATATTTTTAATATTATTAACGTTTTCAGCCAATTCACAAGAGAAATTCACGCTCAGCGGATTGGTTTCTGATGGGAAAAATAAAGAGACGCTTATTGGGGTTTCGCTTTACATTGCTCAAACCAAAACCAGTCTTACAACAAATGAATATGGTTTTTATTCCATCACTTTACCCAAAGGCAATTATACATTATCTATTAGCTATGTGGGTTATCAAACCCTAGAGGAAACGATTGAACTTAACAAAGACATCAAAAAAAACTTTTTAATTACGGAAACCAGTCAACAACTCAAGGAAGTAGTCATTGTACAAAATAACAAACGCATAGATGTCAGAAAACCGGAAATGAGTGTCAACAAACTCACCATTCAGGAAATCAAGGAAATGCCGGTGATTTTTGGGGAAGTCGATGTGATTAAATCGATACTGACACTTCCCGGTGTGACCAATGCCGGCGAAGGACAATCGGGTTTTAATGTGCGCGGCGGCGGTGCTGATCAAAACTTAGTGTTATTAGACGAAGCCACTATCTACAACTCTTCTCACCTATTTGGTTTGTTCTCCGTTTTTAATCCGGATGCAATTAAAGATTTGAAACTGTACAAAGGTGGCATTCCCGCGAGATACGGTGGAAGATTATCCTCTATCTTAGACATTTACCAAAAAGAAGGTAACAAAAATGACTTTCACATGAACGGTGGTATCGGACTAATTTCAAGCCGCATTTTGGCCGAAGGACCAATTGTAAAAGACAAAGGTTCGTTTGTTTTTGCCGGAAGAGGTTCTTATGCACATCTGTTTTTGAAATTGTTTGACAATCCGAATTTGGCTTACTTCTATGATTTGAACACCAAACTAAGTTATTCCATCAACGAGAAAAACAACGTCTATCTTTCGGGCTATTTTGGCAGAGATGTGTTCCAACTGAACAACAGTTTTGTGAACACTTACGGGAATGCGGTGATTAATTTCCGCTGGAACCATTTGTTTTCGGATAAGCTGTTCTCCAACTTGTCACTCATTTATTCTGATTATTACTATGGCCTTCGATTGGATTTCATCGGGTTCAATTGGGACAGCGGTATCAAAAATTACAATTTCAAATACGATTTCAAACATTATTTAACCGACAAATTCAAACTGACTTACGGAGTACAATCCAATTATTATGACTTTAATCCGGGTAAAATTGAACCTACTGGTGAAGAATCAGGGATTAATCCCGACCAATTGGACAAAAAATATGCGTTGGAAAATGCCGTTTATTTAGATGCCGAACACCAAATTGCCAAGAATCTCTCGCTTTCTTACGGACTTCGATTCAGCAATTTTCTGCGATTGGGCCAACAGACATTGAATACTTATGCCGATAACCAACCGGTAACTTTTAATTCCGAATTTCAAATCTACGAAAGTGCTGAACCGACAGGAACAGTGAGTTACGGCAAGAATGAAACCATTGCTCAATTCAACAATCTTGAGCCGCGTTTTTCGATAGCTTATACTTTAAATGATGACCAATCTATCAAAGCAAGCTACAACCGAATGACCCAATATTTACATTTGATTTCAAATACACAATCGCCAACACCTTTAGACGTTTGGGCGCCAAGTGACCAATATTTGAAACCGCAGAATTTAGACCAATTTGCCTTGGGTTATTTCCGAAACTTTAATGACGATGTGTATTCCTTGGAAGTGGAAACCTTTTATAAAAAAATCAAAAACCGTGTAGATTATATCGACGGCGCTAATTTGATAGCGAATGAAGCCATTGAAAGAGTGGTTTTAAACGGCCAAGCCAGAGCTTACGGTTTGGAAGTTTTGTTCCGAAAAAACACCGGACAATTCAAAGGTTGGGTTTCTTATACTTTATCCAGAACGGAACAGCAAGTAGTGGGCAGAACACCTGAAGAAACCGGAATCAACAACGGAGATTGGTACCGAACCGGTTTTGACAAACTCCACAATCTAGCTATTGTTGGCAATTATAAATTAAATGAAAAATGGCGTTTCAGTTCCAATTTTATTTTACAAACCGGTCAACCGGTTACTTTCCCAACCGGTCAATATGAATACCAAGGCATCACGGTTCCAATTTTTAGTTCCAGAAACGAAAATAATTTACCGATGTACCATCGCTTAGATGTTTCAGCTACTTTGACGCCGCGAAAAAACAAAGGCAGAAAATGGCAAGCCGAATGGGTTTTTGGCATCTACAACATTTACAACCGACAAAACGCTGCTTCTATCACCTTCAGACAAAACCAAGAAACGGGTTCTAATGAAGCGCTTCGTTTGTCTATTTTCGGCTTCGTCCCGAGCGCTACTTATAACGTTAAATTTTAAACCATGAAAAAGATATATTATAGTTTATTCCTGATTTTACTTTCACTCAGTTCATGCGAAAAAGTCGTTGATGTTGACCTATCAACCTCTGCACCAAGATTGGTCATTGAAGCCTCAATTCAATGGCTAAACGGAACTTCGGGCAATGAACAAATCGTAAAACTTTCGACCACAACGGACTATTTCTCCAACGAAATTCCGCCGGTGACTGATGCTGTAGTTTATATTACCAATAGCGCCAATGAAGTCTTTAATTTCACCCAAGATACTGAACCGGGTATTTACAAATGCCTTAACTTTAATCCTGTAGTTAACGAAGATTACACCCTAACCGTCATTTACGAAGGTGAAACTTATACTTCTACCGAAAAACTTTTGAATACGCCAACCGTAACAAGAGTAGAACAAGATGATGAAGGCGGTATTTTGGGTAACGAAACTGAAGTAAAATTCTTTTTCAACGATTTGGTCAACGAAACCAATCATTATTTGGTAAGAATTGATGATCCGTACAAAGTCATCCCCGAATATGGTGTAATCGAAGACCGATTTTTTCAAAACAACGAAATGTTTGGTTTGTATTTCAGCGAAGATTTAAAACCCGGTGATACTTTGAAATTCACCTTAAACGGTGTGACCCTAAACTACTTTAATTATATGGATATTTTATTGGAGCAAACGGGAACCAACAGCATGGGACCATTTTCCACTCCAACAGCCTCTGTTAGAGGTAATATTGTCAATCAAACTAATTTTAACAATTTCGCCTTAGGCTATTTTCGCCTAAGTAAAACAGAGGTTTCGGAATACGTAATCCAGTAAATGAGCAGTGCGAAGTACGATTTACAAAGTAAGAAGTGTGAAGAGTTTTAGTTATTTTTACCACTTCTTACTTATAACTTTTAACTTTGTACTTATAAATGTCATCACACCACATTGTTCGCGACGACCAAGAACCGGCTTTAATCATTGCCAATGGCGAAATGTGTAGCCAAGAATTGTTAGGCCAATTGCTCGAATGGTCGCCACTAGTCATTGTACTCGATTCGGCTATTGAGCGTGTTTTGGAATTGGGGATTAAAGTCGATGTATTGTTAGGCGATTTTGACCGCGGTTTTGACTCGGAGTATTACAAAGAAAAACAATACCCGATTGAAATTGTGTACGCACCCAACCAAGACAAAACCGATTTGGAAAAAGCATTTGATTATTTAATCGAAAAAGGACACAAAGCGGCCAATGTGATTTGGGCTACCGGAAGACGAGCTGACCATACGATTACCAATTTGACCAACATCGTTGCTTATCGCAATCAATTAAAAGTCGTGATTCTCGACGATCATTCTAAAGTGTTTTTGTTGCCCAATACTTTTGAAAAATGGTACACGGCTAACACCATACTTTCCTTAATTCCGATTGGAAAAGTACGCGGGATTTCTACCCAAAATCTTTTTTATTCGTTGAACAATGAAGATTTAACCATTGGTTATCGAACCGGAAGCAGCAATCACGTTACCACAGACGGCATCGTCACCATTACCCACACCGAAGGCGATTTATTGCTGATGGAATGTTGGGACTAAAAATAACAGCCCTTGAAAACT
Protein-coding sequences here:
- the rplS gene encoding 50S ribosomal protein L19, giving the protein MANLVDFVNNELSTKKDFPAFGAGDTITVYYEIKEGEKTRTQFFKGVVIQRKGAGLTETFTIRKMSGAVGVERIFPVNMPALQKVEVNQRGKVRRARIYYFRELTGKKAKIKERRR
- a CDS encoding NADP-dependent isocitrate dehydrogenase — encoded protein: MTQKAKIHYTLTDEAPMLATHSFLPIVQAFTAPANIDIELRDISLAGRILANFPSYLKEDQKVSDALAELGQLATTPEANIIKLPNVSASIPQLTDAIAELQAHGYNVPNYPDNPTTDEEKAIKASYAKVLGSAVNPVLREGNSDRRAPKAVKNYAKANPHSMGAWSKDSKTKVAFMTEGDFYGTEKSVTVANAAQFKIEFVGKDGSTKELKGLSALKAGEVIDSSVMNLKALKTFVSQTIEEAKAAGVLLSAHLKATMMKVSDPIIFGAMVEVYFKDVFAQYGDVFKSLGYKADNGLGDLYAKIVGHPQEAEIKTAIETAINNGPALAMVNSDKGITNFHVPSDVIVDASMPAMIRTSGQMWNKEGKAQDTFALIPDRCYAGLYVATIEDCKTNGALDPRTMGSVPNVGLMAQKAEEYGSHDKTFQAEADGTIRVLDADGNVYMEQAVETGDIFRMCQTKDAPIQDWVKLAVNRARLSATPAIFWLDENRAHDREIIKKVNLYLKDYDTNGLDIRIMNPIDATKLTLDRIRKGLDTISVTGNVLRDYLTDLFPILEVGTSAKMLSIVPLMNGGGLFETGAGGSAPKHIEQFIEEGYLRWDSLGEFLALGASLEHLAQTQNNPKSMVLAEALDVATEKFLANDKSPARKVGQIDNRGSHFYLAMYWAEALAAQTKDAELQAKFTQIAGELNANEAKINEELIGAQGKPQQIGGYYQPTKALTDKAMRPSETFNTILSKLV
- a CDS encoding TonB-dependent receptor — translated: MSKNILTSIFLILLTFSANSQEKFTLSGLVSDGKNKETLIGVSLYIAQTKTSLTTNEYGFYSITLPKGNYTLSISYVGYQTLEETIELNKDIKKNFLITETSQQLKEVVIVQNNKRIDVRKPEMSVNKLTIQEIKEMPVIFGEVDVIKSILTLPGVTNAGEGQSGFNVRGGGADQNLVLLDEATIYNSSHLFGLFSVFNPDAIKDLKLYKGGIPARYGGRLSSILDIYQKEGNKNDFHMNGGIGLISSRILAEGPIVKDKGSFVFAGRGSYAHLFLKLFDNPNLAYFYDLNTKLSYSINEKNNVYLSGYFGRDVFQLNNSFVNTYGNAVINFRWNHLFSDKLFSNLSLIYSDYYYGLRLDFIGFNWDSGIKNYNFKYDFKHYLTDKFKLTYGVQSNYYDFNPGKIEPTGEESGINPDQLDKKYALENAVYLDAEHQIAKNLSLSYGLRFSNFLRLGQQTLNTYADNQPVTFNSEFQIYESAEPTGTVSYGKNETIAQFNNLEPRFSIAYTLNDDQSIKASYNRMTQYLHLISNTQSPTPLDVWAPSDQYLKPQNLDQFALGYFRNFNDDVYSLEVETFYKKIKNRVDYIDGANLIANEAIERVVLNGQARAYGLEVLFRKNTGQFKGWVSYTLSRTEQQVVGRTPEETGINNGDWYRTGFDKLHNLAIVGNYKLNEKWRFSSNFILQTGQPVTFPTGQYEYQGITVPIFSSRNENNLPMYHRLDVSATLTPRKNKGRKWQAEWVFGIYNIYNRQNAASITFRQNQETGSNEALRLSIFGFVPSATYNVKF
- a CDS encoding DUF4249 family protein, producing the protein MKKIYYSLFLILLSLSSCEKVVDVDLSTSAPRLVIEASIQWLNGTSGNEQIVKLSTTTDYFSNEIPPVTDAVVYITNSANEVFNFTQDTEPGIYKCLNFNPVVNEDYTLTVIYEGETYTSTEKLLNTPTVTRVEQDDEGGILGNETEVKFFFNDLVNETNHYLVRIDDPYKVIPEYGVIEDRFFQNNEMFGLYFSEDLKPGDTLKFTLNGVTLNYFNYMDILLEQTGTNSMGPFSTPTASVRGNIVNQTNFNNFALGYFRLSKTEVSEYVIQ
- a CDS encoding thiamine diphosphokinase; translated protein: MSSHHIVRDDQEPALIIANGEMCSQELLGQLLEWSPLVIVLDSAIERVLELGIKVDVLLGDFDRGFDSEYYKEKQYPIEIVYAPNQDKTDLEKAFDYLIEKGHKAANVIWATGRRADHTITNLTNIVAYRNQLKVVILDDHSKVFLLPNTFEKWYTANTILSLIPIGKVRGISTQNLFYSLNNEDLTIGYRTGSSNHVTTDGIVTITHTEGDLLLMECWD